A window of Stutzerimonas stutzeri genomic DNA:
GCTGCAATGCGCCGCCGACCTGCCCCAACTGCTCGGCCACGACGTACCGGGCGCCCTGCTCAAGGCGGGCAAGGCCAATCGCCGTTATCCGAAACCGAAGTGGATGCAGGAAGCCGGCGTTTGAGCCTGTGTGCACCGGCTGCTGGACGGTGTTGCGCCATGAGCGGTGGTTCGGCGGCGACTGGCACAACGCAATCCCGCCTTACGGCGGGGTTGAAAAATGAAGTGATGGTTCTAGTGTTGTTGTGAAGCGAGACTGTCGGAACAGGCGAGTCCTGCAGCGGAACAAGGCCGATAACAATCATGATCTTCGCGATCGCTTGAACGCTTGGCCCCCGCTGCGCGAACTACAGAATGGCCAGGGCAGTGCCCAGAACAGGCCGGATATACGAATGCAACCGCGCTGACGACAGGATCGAAAAAAGCTATTCCTCACTGCTTGTGGGGAGAGTCCATATACCATTTGTTAGGCATTGAACACTGGTTTAAAGAAAGTTCGTTCATAGCTGATGATACACTTGTTTCTTCAGCATATTTGAAGGCAGCTATGCAGGCTGTGTCTTGAAGGGACTTTTCCCGATACTGCTCGTACTCAGCCAAGCTTGGGAATGTGAACATTGCGAGCGCAACATTATTGGCACCCTCTGATGGCAAGAAGTAACCGTGGTGTTTGCCGCCGAATTTCTCAACCAGTGGAATCCACAGTTTGCCGTAACATTCAAATTCTTTGAGTTTATATGGGTCAATTATGTATCTGAGATGGCAGGTAACCACAGTATTCTCCTATATGCCTAACGTTTGGTTAAGGGGCGGGCTTTAGCCCGTCCCAGTGAGCGAAACGAACGATTTGAACCATTTGTTATGCGCCTACATCTGACCACACAGCAAGCTCATTACCACTAGGCTCAGTAAAGTGGAAACGACGACCACCGGGAAACGGGAATATTGACTTTATGATTTTTCCGCCGGCCTCTGAAATCTTGTCAAGTGTAGCCTCAAGATTATTGCTATAGAAAACCAACAGAGCAGCCCCGGTAGAGGTAGACGACCGCATATCTGCTTTAAAGAAGCCACCATCGAGACCCTGCCCAGAGAAAGCCGTGTATTCAGGGCCGTAATCTACGAATGTCCAGTTAAAGGCTTTCTCGAAAAAATACTTCGTCGCTTGCAAGTCAGCAGATGCTAACTCAACGTAATTTAGCTTTTCATGTTCGTACATAGATTAGTCTCTGATTGAGGCGCATAACGCCCGCAATAAGCGGCGCGAGGAACGAGCGTCCGGCGACCGCAGGGAGCGAATTTAATTGCTTTGTTAGTTCATTCACGACGAGCTAGTAGAAGCCCAATACCAGCACTGCCAAGTAGCCCCGAGCAAATCCGGTTGAACATACGACGCATTGAAGGTCGAGAGAACCAATGCCGTAATGCTTTTCCAAAAAATGCATACCCGGCTATAGCTACCCATTCAAGTACTAAAAACAGGAAGCCTAGAACCAAAAACTGAAATCCTACAGAACCAGAGGGGTCAACAAACTGAGGCAGAAAAGCTGTAAAAATCAAAATAGCCTTAGGGTTTCCGGCTGCCAAAAGAAACTCTTGCCGTCCCAGTTGGAACAAGCTTCTTCCTTCGAGTGCTTCATCACCACCGTCAGAAGGATCTGCAGTCCACAATTGAAAAGCCATCCAAAGCAGATAAAGCCCTCCGACAATCTTTATCATGAGAAATAACTTCTCGGATGTGTACAACACGGTTGCGAGCCCCGTTGCCGCAAGAGTAATCATACCAACGAATGCAACAAGGCGACCAACCCCGGCATAGCAGGCGATTCTGACGCCGTACCGCTTCGCATTAGCCATTGAAAGAAGATTGTTTGGCCCAGGTGCCATGTTTAGAGCAAAGCATGCTGGTATGAAAAATAAAATCGTCATTAGCGACACAGCTAATTCTCCTTTTGAACTAACGTTTAGTTAAGGGGCGGGCTTTAGCCCGTCCCAGCGAGCGAAGCGAGTGGCTTGAATGCCTGGTTAGGCGACGATGGCGTGCCGGACGCAGGATGGTGAAGCGACTCTGTGTTGGGGTTGTGGCTTGGAGCATACGCGCACGATCTTGCAGGAAAAAGCCCCCGACGGCGGCCAGGACGCGTGCAGCTGAACCTGTTGGCGAGTTTTGGATGTTGTTTTCTGGCGCAAATGTTCCGGCACGGATTCTCACCGCCGCCGCGAATTTGCAGAATGACAAAAACAATTGTTATTCGGGCGCATAACTTCCGTGTTCCAAGATTTCTGCTTTTACGCCTAACGTTTGGTTAAAGGGCGGGCTTTAGCCCGTCCCAGTGAGCGGAGCGAACGTTTTGAACCGCTAGTTAGGGTTTAGCAATCGAATCTGATTTGAATACCATTTTGTGAACCCTTCGGCTGCTAGGCAAAACGATTTTGCTGAGCAAATATGCGGCTTTACGGTATCGCTTTGGTAGTCATAACTGAGTATTTTTAATTCCCCGCTAGGAAGCCTCAGGATGAATGCCTTCCCACCACGGTCAAACATCTCCCCCCACTGAGTAACGAAATCGAACCGCGATAGCTCTTCTGAGTCGTTCCG
This region includes:
- a CDS encoding VOC family protein produces the protein MYEHEKLNYVELASADLQATKYFFEKAFNWTFVDYGPEYTAFSGQGLDGGFFKADMRSSTSTGAALLVFYSNNLEATLDKISEAGGKIIKSIFPFPGGRRFHFTEPSGNELAVWSDVGA
- a CDS encoding LysE family translocator; this translates as MSLMTILFFIPACFALNMAPGPNNLLSMANAKRYGVRIACYAGVGRLVAFVGMITLAATGLATVLYTSEKLFLMIKIVGGLYLLWMAFQLWTADPSDGGDEALEGRSLFQLGRQEFLLAAGNPKAILIFTAFLPQFVDPSGSVGFQFLVLGFLFLVLEWVAIAGYAFFGKALRHWFSRPSMRRMFNRICSGLLGSAGIGLLLARRE